The Carettochelys insculpta isolate YL-2023 chromosome 9, ASM3395843v1, whole genome shotgun sequence genome includes the window ACATTAGGCAAGGTTATTTCGCTGATCACGGTACTGTTGTAGTCTTGAAAATGGACTTTTTCAGCATTTCCTTTTAATGCAAAAATTCCTAGCAGCCCAGCGCCACAACCAAGATCCAAGACTGTCTTGTTGACAAACTGtatttcagcctctgacaaataatCCATGAGATCAAAAGTGCATTCCCAGATTTTAAGTCCCCCTTCATAAATGCCCGTAATAAGATCAGAATGAGAAGAAATACTTTTAGACACTATGTCTTCTTCATGGGAGTTGTCTGAAAGGGTCATTTCCACCACAGAAATATTTACATAGTAAAGGCCCCGTACAACTTCCAGAACTTTATTTTCTAACACTTTCCTGAAATCTTCAGGAATATTATGCTCTTTGGCAACTTTAAAACAAGCTTGTTTCTTGGGCAGAACATGGACCTGGCTTTTGTCAGGGTTACAGTTTGCTACTGGATCAGCAGTTCTGGGGGTTGCTTCAGATACAATCAGAGACTCTGTGTACGCAACCTTTTCTGTTGATAAAAATTCCTTGCTATCTTCTGTAGATCTCTCTGGGTTCAAAGATGCCTGTATAGAGCCCAGCTGTAACATTGTATCACCAAAAATCTCAACTTCATTTTCTTCATCCTCTTCAATAGAAAAGTTAAATTGGAATGCCATTTTCCTATGAAGTATGAAAAAATAAACCATGGATTATAACCAAAGTTATAAGTGGGCAGACATTCATCCAATGAAACTGCTAATATAAATAAGAGTTTTCTTCTACAGCTTGTGCAGATAAAAACTTGCTTCCTGGCTGTAAGTCTGCTCTGCTACAGTTAAAAGCTCTCTGCAAACATTTTTACATTAATCACTACAGAGCCTCTCCTTTGCAGGTAAAATGTTCATGTTCTCTGCACATTCAGCTGTCAAATTGTATAAAAAGAGAATATATGTCATATCACATCTAATTATATtgcaatagaaataaatacactTGTATTTATCAAAAGCACATAAGTTAGTTATCTAAGGCCATCTTGTAACAGCACTTTGACGGAAGCAATTACTACTTATTATTATCTCCATTTCCAAGAGGAGAAAACTAAAGCTAAGAGATTTGTGAAAGGTGACATAAGAAGTGAGTGGCAGATCTGAATAAAGTCTGGTCTCTTGAGTAATTTAATCTTCTGCTTTAATCACAGCTTTTCTGCCTTCAAAATACTCCAGCAAAGTTCAAGAAGATATAAATTACTTGTCCACAGGAAGCTACAATTTCAAATTTGATTGTCTGACAATAAAATGTGATTATTCCAAATTTCACACTGTGGTCTCCCTCTCGTCTGTAAATTTAAAGATTACTGCTCTGCATTCTACTAGCTCTGTTTTGAATTGCTATTCCAGGGTTTCTTTTGTACTTTTTTAGCACACCAGAGTCTCGCTCACtagagtaaacccttgaaatatgcagcttcaagttgtgcataactttaatgtgagttaagcacaacttgaagctgggctgcagcctggtaggctggtcagttttctggctcctgcgaGCCCTGGGTTCCCATCTCCCCCGTCGACTCGCATGAAAATGTGAGGGTTTGCTGTCTTGTACCTTTGATTTTGCCCTGACTTTAAAACGGAAATGATCCCATCAGCCTCACACCACGCCAGAAATGAGACAATCCCTAATATAAACACACCCTCCCAGGTTTAAACGCGACGGGGGCTCGCGTTCATACCCGTCGAGTGTGAAAGCAACATCCAGCCGCGCAGGCGGGAACCCGTCTAGTTCTCCCCGGGCGCGTTGTGCTAATGCTGCAGACCCGACTCACGCGAGCCGCCCCGCTGCGGGGAGAGGTGCTTTACCTTTGGCGTCCCAGGCTCCTGTGCGCAGGGTTCAGCACGTGCAGTGTGCGCCGGCCGGGCAGCCCGAAGGCTCTACCACAGCGGCGTTTGCCCCGAAGCAGCCGCAGACCGGAGAGCCCCGCCAGGCGCTGGGTGCGGGAGGAGACCAGGCCCGGCGCCCGGACACCTCCACTCCAGGGCCCCGCCGGCCGTGGCttactgcgggggggggggtcaccgcGTCCCGCCGCCCCCCCggcgctggctgggggaagggtcaGTCACCTGGTGCGGGGGCTCCCCCTGGCGGAAGcgcgcgccccgccccgccccgccgttggctgaggctggctgaggctgaggggaggggtcAGTCGCCGCCGCCGCCCGACCCAGCGCACGCGGCCCGCCACGGCTctcgccccgccccctccgcacGGCGCCGGCCGCGGGGGCCGCCGGGAAAGCGCGCGCTGGAGGCCGGCGGCCGGAGGCGGACGCGCTCCCTGGCATGACCCCGGCGGAGCCCGAGCTGCTGCTGCGGGAGCTGGGCGGCTGGGACGGGGCGCTGTGCCGCCGCCAGCTGCCCTGCGTCCTGCCCCGCCTGCTCATATCCTTCCGCCGGCCCCGAGGGGCGGGGGCTCGGGCCCCGTAGGACTCGGGGTGCTGCacgcgggcggggcggggggtgcccCCGGGCCGGGTCATGTTGCTGGCCCAGGAGTGGGACTGGTGGCGGGTGCCGCTGGGGCGCCGCAGGCGGGGGTGGCGGGCGCCGGTGAGAGCCGGTCTCGGGTAGCTCCCGCATGGCGTTGGGACGGGGAATAGAGTCGGTGGGTTCATGCAGGTTCTCTAGCGCCCAGCGCTGTGCAGCCTGTAGCCTTCCTTAGTCTGTCCTCCAGTTTAGCCGGCACGAGTCTCTGGCGTCTCGGATTCCCTCCCTCTTCCCGCCCCAGGGGGCCGTGTTTAATTATGTCGTGGTTACCGAACCTTCAGCCGGTGTAGCCCTCTCAGGGCTCTGGATGAATGCAGCACTCCCCCCGGCAGTGCAGCGGCCAGGGTCAGGGCTTGTCAGCTTCACCCTTCCGGAGAGGGACTTACCCCAGTGAAAAATAAGAGTGTGGCAGCGTTCTGAAAACACGCACGCAGGTCCGGTTAGCAAATGTCACAGCGGTTCAGTCCAGTGAAAATCCCACGTGAAAAGGATTCGGCATTCCAAAGAATAAACGTGAAATGTAGCAACCCTGCATTTCAATCATCTAAAAAACCTCATATTACAAGAGAGAACGTGTAAAAGGAAAACTGTCATGAAAAGGAGAGGGAGTCTAATTCCGCCACTGAATTGGAAAAGAGGAATAAAAAACTTTATTGCCACTAATGTATGATTATTTGGAATAATTATTGTTAACCTTTCATGTATCAGGAAAAGGTGGGTATGTTTGTTGCACTAACATCTGTTGAAAGAGACATGGTTCTGAGCCACTTGGTGCTATTTTTCAGGTATGGGAAAGGAACTGCCAGCCTTATAGCAAAATGTAAGGTGAAACAGATTGTTCAGCACAAATAGTTAAGCACGTATTGTAAGGAAGCattgtcacagagcatcagcaatgcacaacccacagattgcaaacttcccgtgcaccatctgtggcaaaatgtgcacctctagaattggcttatacagtcaccacagggcacaccatgagaccaataacagatgatctgcacagatttgtcatcagatcgatggactaccattagaTTAGATTGTAAGGAAGTAAACAAGATAGAAATGACTTGCTTACTTCTCTACAATCATAGAACAAAGGAGTGGGCTTTTATGTTACAGAGTGTTTGTAGTAAATTGTAAATCTACTGTGTGTCTCTCTTGTTTTTTTGCATCTACTAGAGTAATGAACttaagctcccaggcttgtcttttgaaggCGTTGTGCAGGATCTTTTCAGGATCAGGACTGATAACTCAGAGTGACTGCTTTGTGAAAATTGTTCACTCAGAAGGGCAATAAGGTGTGTTTGATGCTGATAGTTCCTTTCCCAAACCTGAAGAACTTCTAGATAAaaaaaatttctctctctttgcaacaggagttagtccaataaaagtaTTGCCACACTCACCTTGTCTTGCTAATACCTTGgaaacaacacagctacaactacaCATGGGCATGAAGGGGGTGTAGTGGGTGCTGCTGGTGCCGTGTGGTGAAATAAGTGGAGAGGGCAatctcctgctcctgccctgccctggtccagGTAATCTTCCCTGCTTCCATCCAGAAGATGGCTGGTGTGGCTGCTGTAGGGCTTCCAcaagtgtggggcctgggggcaGTTGCCCCGCTTGGTTCTATTGGCTGGATGGCTGTGCCCATGCAGCATACTACTTTTCATGTAGACAGTCTGACAAGGAGTAGGATTGAGAGTCCTGTTACAGGAACGCATTGGAAAATAGGAATAATTCAAAATTATAAACAAGATTATATTTTTGTGTTTGATTGAAGTAGTTAAAGTAACTTTTTAATGACAATTCGCTTTGAATATGTATCTGTATATAATTATAGCAGTCCTAATCCTGTAAATATTTAAGATCATGATGGATACATCTAGTGGGAATAATGCCATTGATTTATCACATTCTTTTAAGTGTTTGCAGAACTGAAGTTATAGCAACTTCATAGTTGGACAGTCTGTATTTTGGGACATATTTATATGTCTTTTCTTTAACACTTTTACTCTATGTATCAAAATTCTGATGACTGGACAGAACATATTCGTAAGCATAATAGCTTTATTTTCCTAAAAGTAATTTTGTATTACCATTATTGTTTTGTGTTAATTACAAATACTTCTATAACATAATCTTACTTGGTTTTGTAAGACAACCCTCAACAGCCACAAACATCCTGAACAACTTAAAAGGAGAAATAGAGACATGGATGTATTTAGTTTTTCCTCTCCTGTGATTGCTAATTGTTAGGGTATTTATTTAAAAGAGAATCACTTTTCACTTTGTCTCATTTGTACATTGGTATTACAGTTTCTCATCAGCATGGAGGTGGTTCTAAGAACCAGATTG containing:
- the METTL18 gene encoding histidine protein methyltransferase 1 homolog, which produces MAFQFNFSIEEDEENEVEIFGDTMLQLGSIQASLNPERSTEDSKEFLSTEKVAYTESLIVSEATPRTADPVANCNPDKSQVHVLPKKQACFKVAKEHNIPEDFRKVLENKVLEVVRGLYYVNISVVEMTLSDNSHEEDIVSKSISSHSDLITGIYEGGLKIWECTFDLMDYLSEAEIQFVNKTVLDLGCGAGLLGIFALKGNAEKVHFQDYNSTVISEITLPNVVANCTGGDGDDDGDGRISEPSSKRHKKADFRPALIYKCRFFSGEWTEFSQLMLSGRKPLSKYDLILTSETIYNPEYYSALHDTIFKLLDKNGRVYLASKAHYFGVGGGVHIFEKFIEERNVFRSRTVKVHDEGLMRYIIEMSFKNSS